From Augochlora pura isolate Apur16 unplaced genomic scaffold, APUR_v2.2.1 APUR_unplaced_25, whole genome shotgun sequence:
TTAATAACTTctgaagtatttttattctcgttgaattcgttaaaatatcTGCCACCATGTTTTATTGGCGGACTGCgaactttatgcatttatgagaaaaatgcgAGGATGTAACCCAAAGCAGCAGAcagataaaatgaatttaagagaattaatgtaacaattaaagCTTACTAAAGTTGTCaaagagagaatgaaatttctgttCGGCTCTCGCCCTTTCCGAACggtggaaacaatttttatattacataaagatccgcgatATGGTTATTACCTCCATAAACGATTTACCGGCAACGTGTATTAAATAACGTCCAAGTTAAAAATTAGCGTTACTCGATGTAACGCAATCTCGCATTCGCGTAACGACAGATATTTCCGTCACAGCGGCGTATTTGTTATTCCAACTATGTTTATGCACAATCTGATTCATTTCGCACAGCAACGTAGCGACGAGAACTGATTCGACGGATCCAAACGCACAATACATTATCAGCAATGGGACACCGCATGAATATTTATCCCCGCGGATTTTAGATCTTCCTGCAGCAGCGTTATCACGTGTCCACGAGAGAGATCGCGAAGTATCATAATGCTTGCAATTTTCAAGCCACTTATGCCACATAAAATGCAGAAGTTCGGGGAACTTAAAAAGATGATTTTTCCATCGTTGCACATTTTCTGCGgaatattcttttcatttgCTGTCGGGTGAATACAATGCGTTTTATTAAGTTGTCAGCGAAAACTCGTCACGATAATTGCGTAAAAGGATGTAATGAAATTAGGAAATTCGCATGAACGAGGGAAGAGGAGATTACCGGAAATCGTCTGACATTGCCACGATTGTTCCAGGTGTTCATGTCGCCGTGCTACCTGGCGTTCGGCCGGCATCTGAAGGTCCCCATGATCGCTCTCATGACCTCGTCTTTCCACGACTGGCTCGATGACGTCACAGGAAATCTGAATAATCCTTCCTTCGTGCCGGGCTTATTCAGCACCTTCGGCCAGCGCATGGGTTTCTGGGACAGGCTGTTGAACACCGTTTTAGTGAACTACGTGTCCTACAATATCGCCTACCATATGGACATAATGTCGAAACACGTTAAAGATCACTTCGACATCGACGTAAGTGTCCGCGATCTTCACAAGGACGTAGCCCTCTACCTGGTCAACTCGCATCACAGCCTGAACGGCATCAAACCTACCACCAACGGGGTCGTCGAAGTCGGTGGTCTGCACGTCACGGAAAATGGCGACCCGCTCTCCCCGGTAAGACATCGTTCTTTTCACGACGATTAGATCGACTTCTTTGTTGCATTCGTTCATTTGCACACTCGAAATAAATCTCTTGCGCGCGACAATTTTCTAGGAGGTGAAGAAATGGCTGGACGAAAGCACGCACGGTTGCATATACTTCACGTTCGGATCGATGATCAGGATAGAAACGTTCCCGGAATCTACCATGAAAGCGATCTACACTGTTTTCGAAAACATCGCGCCGGTGAGGGTGTTGATGAAAGTCGCGAAGAAAGAAGATCTGCTACCGGGACTACCGAAGAACGTGATGGTTCAACCTTGGTTCCCTCAAGTGACTATCTTCAGTACGTAAACAAACGAAATCTGGATTTTCTAAATTTGTATAAGTCTCCAATTAATCCCTTAGCAAGATGAAAGTAACAAGAAATGCTTTAAAATCACATAAACATTATTAGCAACATTTTAGGGCTGTGTTgccatgtataatatatgtatattatactttgaCCTATTTGTAGTACACATCTTGTgttgatatatttatgatatatattataaatttattatacatatatatttatgatatatattatagatttacatatatatttatgatatatattatacattataggTTATATGATATTTAACCAAAACgccataatttttcttctgacaacgaaacgaaagcatcgtttttaaaacgttttacgcaaacggaaatatttttaaagacgCAGAAAAAGCATAAATTTTGTGATATCGGAGGATGAAAGACGTTTAAATTCCAGAACACAAGAACGTAAAGGCGTTCATAACGCACGGTGGTCTCATGGGTCTCCAAGAGGCGGTCTACTTCGGCATTCCATTGGTTGGCGTGCCCGTCTTCGGTGATCAACCCACAAATCTGAGGAACGCCGCTGCCAAGAAATTGGCAGTGTCTCTTTCGTCGCCGGAGAATATCACCGTCGAGACGCTGTCCTATGCGATCGATAAAGTCCTGAACGACGTTGAGTATCGGTACGTATATCCAAAAACAGAGAGGACATTTTTTGCATGTGTCCTCGTGACAACGATTCTGAGAATCTGAATTGTTCCGCCATCCTTGTAAACTGTCGTTATATAAGGAAGAAGAATTGGGTCCTATTCCAACGACTATACAAAATGATCCCGTGaaacaaattcataaaaaaacatcgacgaaTCTATCTGTCTCACAAACAATTTGACAAACAGATTATAGAATTCTTCTCCACCTTGAGAAAGCATCAGTCGAAATGGCTGGTATTGATAAAACTAGCCGCGGTGCAATGAAAACATCGCTGAGAGAAGATGTAACATAAATTCAGAACTTTAGGATGAAATTATCGAATCAGTAATTTCGATCGTCGTGGTAGTGCCAGTGCTGAAGCTCGAGGCCACTTCACCCTCCTTATCGGAGCCTTCGACTTCTGAAACTTCGGTCAAAAACAAAtcgaactctctctctctctctctctctcactctatct
This genomic window contains:
- the LOC144477639 gene encoding UDP-glycosyltransferase UGT5-like encodes the protein MSPCYLAFGRHLKVPMIALMTSSFHDWLDDVTGNLNNPSFVPGLFSTFGQRMGFWDRLLNTVLVNYVSYNIAYHMDIMSKHVKDHFDIDVSVRDLHKDVALYLVNSHHSLNGIKPTTNGVVEVGGLHVTENGDPLSPEVKKWLDESTHGCIYFTFGSMIRIETFPESTMKAIYTVFENIAPVRVLMKVAKKEDLLPGLPKNVMVQPWFPQVTIFKHKNVKAFITHGGLMGLQEAVYFGIPLVGVPVFGDQPTNLRNAAAKKLAVSLSSPENITVETLSYAIDKVLNDVEYRTNMKRVSTLFKDRPMKAIDTAIYWVEYVGRHGNILQSPAIHLAWWQQKLLDVYGFLLACLLIAILVVVYVLRKITRLLFGCKSCSTKNNKTSESKKRK